The following are encoded in a window of Coleofasciculus sp. FACHB-1120 genomic DNA:
- a CDS encoding actin-binding WH2 domain-containing protein, producing the protein MINREFQATHYFTVLMGLLRDRQGFMEEIRQGVRLPSKIISLLVCSSLFFAVYGAIIGSSHSSLQALSSAFKLPCFYLMTLILCLPTLYFFSILSGSTRSIGQYFAMLLTSVAVISVLEFSLAPVVLFFLITTHNYQFFVLLNVAIFALTGFTGVTFLYQGVQLMSVQDNEAAQDTRTRILQFWLILYALVGCQLGWTLRPFFGTPGEFVLFRAMEGNFYLSILKAIGELLGFN; encoded by the coding sequence ATGATTAATCGAGAATTTCAAGCCACCCACTACTTTACCGTCTTAATGGGGCTGCTGCGCGATCGCCAAGGATTTATGGAAGAAATTCGTCAAGGCGTCAGGCTTCCCAGTAAAATCATCTCTCTGCTCGTTTGCAGTTCCCTGTTTTTTGCCGTTTATGGCGCGATTATCGGTTCATCTCATAGCTCTTTACAAGCATTGTCCTCTGCTTTTAAATTGCCTTGCTTCTACTTAATGACGCTGATTCTTTGCTTGCCAACTTTGTATTTCTTCAGCATTCTTTCTGGATCGACTAGAAGTATTGGACAGTATTTCGCCATGCTTCTGACCTCTGTTGCCGTGATTAGCGTTCTAGAATTTAGCTTGGCACCTGTAGTGCTATTCTTTCTAATTACTACTCACAACTACCAATTTTTCGTCTTGTTAAATGTGGCTATCTTTGCCCTTACCGGATTTACTGGTGTTACTTTCCTGTATCAGGGAGTCCAGTTGATGTCCGTACAAGATAACGAAGCCGCACAAGACACACGCACCAGGATTTTGCAATTTTGGTTGATTCTTTATGCTTTAGTTGGCTGTCAATTAGGTTGGACTCTCAGACCATTTTTCGGGACTCCCGGCGAATTTGTATTGTTTCGAGCAATGGAAGGTAATTTTTATCTGAGTATTCTCAAAGCAATTGGAGAACTTCTAGGTTTTAATTGA
- a CDS encoding SRPBCC family protein, with amino-acid sequence MSPIEVFEQSIQINASATVVERCITDNALMHRWLNPALRCEPVGEWRTDLGSQSRFIIQIPLLQPTLETVIVEREPGLIVWGFEGFFKGRDRWECQSEATRKGTRLLNRFEFEIPSPFVRWGFNTFAAAWTKADMQAQLRRLKRVAEEIDRE; translated from the coding sequence ATGTCCCCTATTGAAGTTTTTGAGCAATCTATCCAAATCAATGCTAGTGCAACGGTGGTTGAGCGCTGCATTACCGATAATGCCTTGATGCATCGATGGCTGAATCCGGCGTTGCGGTGCGAACCCGTTGGAGAGTGGCGAACAGATTTGGGGAGTCAAAGCCGGTTTATTATTCAAATTCCCCTATTGCAACCGACTCTCGAAACGGTGATTGTAGAGCGAGAACCGGGGCTAATTGTGTGGGGCTTTGAAGGATTTTTTAAAGGACGCGATCGCTGGGAATGTCAGTCAGAGGCAACGAGAAAAGGCACGCGCCTGCTGAATCGCTTCGAGTTTGAAATTCCCAGTCCCTTCGTGCGATGGGGTTTTAATACCTTCGCCGCCGCCTGGACGAAAGCCGATATGCAAGCTCAATTACGACGTCTCAAACGAGTCGCAGAAGAGATAGATCGCGAATAA
- a CDS encoding GTP-binding protein → MDRELDNAILSFDDIQAELNYKKAQNALRDLVDNLDLTAQERTGLESEINDLATMLEKLDRSVVQIAAFGMVGRGKSSVLNALLGQNVFETGPLHGVTRTHQGANWQLTQENEAGSDRDILRVTLPSAGNSQIELIDTPGIDEVDGETRETLARQVARQADLLLFVISGDMNKVEYEALSQLREVGKPMLLVFNKIDQYPDADRMAIYRKIRDERVRELLSPDEIVMVAASPLVAQAVRRPDGTRAVQRRPGSPQVLDLKLKILEILHREGKALVALNTMLYADDVNEQMIARKMQIRDESANQIIWKGVMTKAVAIALNPVTVVDLLSGAVIDVAMILTLSKLYGIPMTQPGAVGLLQKIAISMGGISASELLATLGLSSLKSLLGLSAPATGGVSLGPYLSVAVTQAGVSGVSSYGIGQVTKTYLANGASWGPDGPKAVVSRILTSLDEASILNRIKNELSAKLVS, encoded by the coding sequence TTGGATCGGGAACTAGACAACGCCATTTTGAGCTTTGATGACATCCAAGCAGAACTGAATTACAAAAAGGCGCAAAATGCTCTGCGAGACTTGGTAGACAATCTGGATCTCACTGCTCAAGAGCGGACGGGGCTGGAATCTGAGATTAATGATTTGGCAACGATGCTGGAGAAGTTAGATCGCTCAGTCGTCCAGATTGCCGCCTTTGGGATGGTGGGACGAGGTAAATCTTCGGTACTGAACGCCTTATTAGGTCAGAACGTGTTTGAAACGGGACCGCTTCATGGCGTCACCCGCACCCATCAAGGTGCCAACTGGCAACTGACTCAGGAGAATGAGGCGGGAAGCGATCGCGATATCCTGCGAGTCACGCTGCCGAGTGCAGGCAATTCCCAAATCGAGCTAATTGACACCCCTGGAATTGACGAAGTAGACGGAGAAACCCGCGAGACCTTAGCCAGACAAGTTGCCAGACAAGCAGACTTGCTGCTGTTTGTCATTTCGGGCGACATGAACAAGGTGGAATACGAGGCGCTATCGCAATTGCGGGAAGTCGGTAAACCGATGTTGCTGGTATTTAACAAAATCGACCAGTATCCGGATGCCGACCGGATGGCGATTTACCGCAAAATTCGGGATGAACGGGTGCGGGAATTGCTCTCACCGGATGAAATTGTGATGGTTGCTGCCTCTCCCCTGGTGGCGCAGGCGGTTCGTCGTCCTGACGGAACAAGGGCAGTGCAGCGACGACCGGGATCGCCACAAGTTTTGGATTTGAAGCTGAAAATTTTGGAAATTTTGCACCGGGAAGGCAAGGCTTTGGTAGCGCTCAACACCATGCTGTATGCCGATGATGTGAACGAACAGATGATTGCTAGGAAGATGCAGATTCGCGATGAAAGTGCGAATCAGATTATCTGGAAAGGGGTGATGACGAAGGCAGTTGCGATCGCCCTCAACCCGGTCACGGTTGTCGATCTCCTCAGCGGTGCCGTTATCGACGTGGCAATGATTCTCACGTTGTCTAAACTCTATGGCATCCCGATGACCCAGCCGGGAGCGGTGGGACTGCTACAAAAAATTGCCATCAGTATGGGTGGAATTAGCGCTAGTGAACTTTTGGCAACTTTGGGACTGAGTTCTCTGAAAAGTCTGTTAGGACTCTCAGCACCCGCAACTGGTGGGGTGTCTTTAGGTCCCTACCTATCAGTTGCTGTGACTCAGGCAGGTGTTTCTGGGGTGTCTTCTTACGGGATTGGACAAGTCACTAAAACTTACTTGGCGAATGGCGCTTCCTGGGGACCAGATGGCCCAAAAGCCGTGGTGAGTCGCATCTTGACTTCGCTGGATGAAGCCTCAATTTTGAATCGGATTAAGAATGAGTTGAGTGCAAAATTAGTAAGTTAA
- a CDS encoding mechanosensitive ion channel, producing the protein MNGTWQGITLTLFREVPLRLNGFLAQSTPVPAAETAPATNNFAFDNIFSNLGLGSSLVDLIKAILALVVGLIIASLAAAAVRGLLNRTDIDNRLAAWITGRQGAEDGPPVEKWISSVVFWLIMLFAIVASLQTLKLTAVAGPLNTLLEQVTQFIPKLVSAAILLGIAWVLATLTKLVVTRGLRALRLDERLGEQTGGPTPGGTTPGGTTPGGTTPRTNQYSLSDTLGNALYWFIFLLFLPLILDALQLQQALGPVNNLLNQILAAVPNILTAIVIGAAGWLLAQVVRRIVTNLLTATGTDRLGARFGISRATGGQTLSWLIGTIVFVLILIPTAIAALNALGIAAISVPAIAMLTQILNAIPLIFTAALILGLAYVVGHFVAELVTNILTSVGFNNIFYWLGLQPRPYTRATPILPAAPEAQRPPTGQDTVLQQPTPPTRTPSELAGIVVLVGIMLFATVAATNILQIPALTLLVSGIVVILGRILAGLVVFAIGLYLANLAFNLITSSGTRQSRILGQTARIAIIALVSAMALQQMGIASDIVNLAFGLLLGAIAVAIALAFGLGSRDVAAGQVREWLASFKEDKTSR; encoded by the coding sequence ATGAATGGAACTTGGCAAGGAATTACACTCACTCTCTTTCGAGAGGTGCCACTCAGGTTGAACGGGTTTTTAGCACAGAGTACACCCGTACCGGCGGCTGAAACCGCTCCGGCAACCAATAATTTTGCGTTTGACAATATTTTTTCAAATCTTGGACTAGGCAGTTCGCTAGTGGATCTGATTAAGGCGATCCTAGCGTTAGTCGTTGGCTTGATCATAGCTTCACTAGCGGCGGCGGCGGTGCGAGGCCTGCTGAATCGCACGGACATCGATAATCGTTTAGCAGCGTGGATTACGGGTCGCCAAGGCGCTGAAGATGGGCCGCCTGTGGAGAAATGGATCTCCAGCGTGGTGTTTTGGCTGATTATGCTCTTTGCCATCGTTGCTAGTTTACAGACTCTAAAACTAACAGCGGTTGCTGGTCCTCTTAACACTCTGTTAGAGCAAGTCACCCAGTTCATCCCCAAACTGGTCAGTGCAGCGATTCTTTTAGGAATTGCCTGGGTACTGGCAACTTTGACAAAGCTAGTGGTGACGCGGGGACTGCGGGCGCTGCGGTTAGACGAACGTTTGGGCGAGCAAACGGGAGGTCCGACACCGGGGGGTACGACACCAGGGGGTACAACGCCAGGGGGTACGACGCCAAGAACAAACCAGTATTCTCTGAGCGATACCTTAGGGAATGCTCTGTACTGGTTTATCTTTTTGCTATTTCTGCCGTTGATCTTAGATGCCCTACAGCTACAGCAGGCACTGGGTCCAGTTAATAACCTGCTGAATCAAATTTTGGCAGCCGTACCCAATATTTTGACGGCTATCGTCATCGGTGCAGCGGGATGGTTGCTGGCGCAGGTGGTGCGGCGGATTGTCACGAATCTGCTGACAGCAACCGGAACGGATCGGTTGGGTGCGAGGTTTGGAATTTCACGGGCAACCGGCGGACAGACGCTCTCTTGGCTGATCGGGACAATTGTTTTTGTCCTGATTTTAATCCCGACCGCGATCGCTGCGCTCAATGCTTTGGGAATTGCGGCAATTTCGGTTCCGGCGATCGCCATGTTGACCCAAATCCTCAACGCGATTCCGCTAATCTTTACAGCAGCGTTGATTCTAGGTCTCGCTTATGTGGTTGGACACTTTGTTGCCGAGTTAGTCACCAACATCCTTACCAGCGTCGGATTCAACAATATTTTCTACTGGCTGGGACTCCAACCTAGACCCTACACCCGCGCCACGCCAATTCTACCTGCGGCTCCAGAGGCACAAAGACCGCCTACTGGACAAGACACCGTCCTTCAGCAACCCACGCCTCCCACCCGCACCCCGTCAGAACTCGCCGGGATTGTGGTATTGGTTGGCATCATGCTGTTTGCGACAGTGGCAGCAACCAATATTCTGCAAATTCCGGCGTTGACTCTGTTGGTCAGCGGCATTGTGGTGATATTAGGTCGCATTCTCGCCGGTTTGGTGGTGTTTGCGATTGGTCTATATCTTGCGAACCTCGCCTTTAACTTGATTACCAGCTCCGGTACTCGCCAATCGCGGATACTTGGACAAACTGCTCGGATTGCGATTATCGCCCTGGTTTCAGCAATGGCGCTGCAACAGATGGGAATTGCTAGCGATATCGTTAACTTAGCTTTTGGTTTGTTGCTAGGAGCGATCGCAGTCGCGATCGCGCTTGCTTTCGGTCTGGGTAGCCGCGATGTTGCAGCTGGGCAAGTCCGCGAATGGCTGGCATCCTTTAAAGAAGATAAAACGTCTCGCTAA
- a CDS encoding DUF3146 family protein: protein MSSKRLPQTTAHVRITHLSWQRGFLTGEVTAAEYEWQFQWCFRQGQLSVTPSLGRALIQEPLGRFLEQKDYQLEPGGDYAFTIRAEL from the coding sequence GTGAGTTCTAAGCGTTTACCTCAAACTACTGCCCACGTCCGAATTACCCATCTTTCCTGGCAACGGGGCTTTCTAACAGGGGAAGTCACGGCAGCAGAATATGAATGGCAGTTCCAATGGTGTTTCCGACAGGGTCAATTGTCGGTGACACCTTCTTTGGGACGCGCTTTAATTCAGGAACCTCTGGGTCGATTTTTAGAACAGAAAGATTACCAGCTAGAGCCTGGAGGAGACTATGCATTTACGATTCGGGCAGAACTTTAA
- a CDS encoding ankyrin repeat domain-containing protein, giving the protein MKYSSLLEDINQAFSGLKKPLLIPILPEKGVLEGEYLAIQQDFGEFSKNEMSDEQCSMMICDAWLISDEALCYFLPRLARSVLQNRGFEDFLYRRIEKINETLLNQKQKMILNRLIFTLKDIEKELEIEEKQELEESWKDWEESLLQSENINEKLLLAIARNNIDNVKKLISQGANVQERDKQGNSPLDIANYKGYIKIIDLLKQAGAKE; this is encoded by the coding sequence ATGAAATATAGTTCTCTATTAGAAGATATTAACCAAGCTTTCTCAGGCTTAAAAAAACCGTTACTCATCCCTATTCTTCCAGAAAAGGGAGTGCTTGAAGGTGAATATTTAGCGATTCAGCAAGATTTTGGTGAATTTTCCAAAAATGAAATGAGCGACGAGCAATGTTCAATGATGATTTGTGATGCTTGGCTTATTTCAGATGAAGCTTTGTGTTACTTTCTCCCCAGACTAGCCAGAAGTGTCTTGCAAAACAGAGGTTTTGAAGACTTTCTTTACAGACGGATTGAAAAAATTAATGAAACCTTGCTAAATCAAAAGCAAAAAATGATACTTAATCGCCTGATTTTTACTCTTAAAGATATTGAAAAGGAATTAGAAATAGAGGAAAAGCAAGAATTAGAAGAGTCTTGGAAAGACTGGGAAGAATCTTTGCTGCAAAGCGAGAATATAAATGAAAAACTCTTATTGGCTATCGCTAGAAATAATATTGATAATGTCAAAAAGCTAATTAGCCAAGGGGCTAACGTACAGGAAAGAGACAAACAGGGAAATTCACCCCTAGACATTGCCAACTACAAAGGATACATCAAGATAATTGATTTGCTCAAGCAAGCAGGTGCTAAGGAATGA
- a CDS encoding SirB1 family protein, with protein sequence MNLPLGRLSFYQEINQPDEQINLAKAALDIAQEEYPDLDPDEYLTALDTMAAEVQERLPAQRYPLRVIQTINQYLYDDLGFTGNNENYYDPRNSFLNDVIDRRTGIPIALSLVYLEIARRIDFPMVGVGMPGHFLIRPQFEEVGIFVDAFHRGEILFEQDCRDRLAKIYQQSVQLQANFVEPVSSRRFLTRMLTNLKMIYLNRQELQKALATVERILLLFPDAPMELRDRGLLYFQMGRWAEASQDLNIYLAMLPNAEDAGVIRQLLTQIEQDIY encoded by the coding sequence ATGAACTTGCCGCTGGGTCGCCTGTCCTTTTATCAGGAAATCAATCAGCCAGATGAGCAAATTAATCTGGCAAAAGCTGCCCTAGACATCGCCCAAGAAGAATATCCAGACCTCGACCCGGATGAATACCTCACTGCCCTCGATACAATGGCAGCGGAGGTACAAGAACGCTTACCTGCTCAACGGTATCCCCTGCGGGTGATTCAAACTATCAATCAATATCTTTACGACGACTTAGGTTTTACGGGAAATAACGAGAACTATTACGATCCCCGCAATAGCTTTTTAAATGATGTAATCGATCGGCGCACTGGCATCCCAATCGCTCTATCGTTAGTTTATTTAGAGATTGCAAGACGCATTGATTTTCCAATGGTTGGGGTGGGAATGCCGGGACATTTCCTGATTCGCCCGCAGTTTGAGGAAGTGGGAATCTTCGTCGATGCCTTCCATCGCGGCGAAATTCTGTTTGAGCAAGATTGCAGAGATCGATTGGCTAAGATTTACCAGCAATCCGTGCAACTGCAAGCAAATTTCGTAGAACCCGTGAGTTCTCGGCGCTTCTTGACCCGGATGCTGACGAATCTGAAAATGATTTACCTGAACCGGCAAGAGTTGCAAAAAGCACTTGCCACAGTGGAACGGATTTTGCTGTTGTTCCCAGACGCACCGATGGAATTGCGCGATCGCGGTCTTCTCTACTTCCAAATGGGGCGCTGGGCAGAAGCATCCCAAGATTTAAACATTTATCTAGCGATGCTTCCCAATGCCGAGGATGCTGGTGTGATTCGCCAGTTACTGACACAAATCGAACAAGATATCTATTAA
- a CDS encoding pre-16S rRNA-processing nuclease YqgF, protein MILGFDPGRDKCGLAVVGKDNSLHYHEVVPAEAAIATLLDLCEKFPIDTLVMGDQTTSKIWKKKLQQEFPTSVPIVLVDERYSTLEARDRYWQMYPPQGLGRLIPQGMRSLPRPIDDIVAILLIERYIKQRETRN, encoded by the coding sequence ATGATTTTAGGGTTCGATCCAGGACGCGATAAGTGTGGTTTAGCCGTAGTGGGGAAAGACAATTCTCTGCATTACCACGAGGTTGTACCAGCAGAAGCAGCGATCGCAACGCTCCTTGACTTGTGTGAAAAATTCCCGATTGATACTCTAGTGATGGGGGATCAAACGACTTCTAAAATTTGGAAAAAGAAACTTCAGCAAGAGTTCCCAACGTCGGTGCCGATTGTCCTGGTAGATGAGCGCTACAGTACCTTGGAAGCCCGCGATCGCTATTGGCAAATGTACCCTCCCCAAGGTTTAGGACGCCTGATTCCCCAAGGTATGCGGAGTCTTCCTCGACCAATCGATGACATTGTTGCCATCCTCCTTATCGAAAGATATATAAAGCAACGAGAAACTAGGAACTAG
- a CDS encoding substrate-binding domain-containing protein, whose translation MKRVVIALSLFSLASSALVSCTSAPRNAQNSQQNSSELSSVAVTVRDLGNPFFVQVGKGAEAEAKRIGGGDVSTTLVSSGDDLNQQFNQIENFIASDVSMIILNAADSKGIFAAVEKAKQAGIPIIAVDTAAEGGVDATVTSNNVQAGEVSCQYIADRLKGQGNVVIINGPPVASVVERVQGCLSVFSKYPNIKILSKDQNAEGSRDGGLRVMSDLLTSFPKIDAVFAINDPSGIGAELAATQAQRKEFFIVGVDGAPEALDALKQENSLFVATAAQDPFRMAAKAVEVGNDILKGNKPANPNILIPVTLITRENVNQHKGWTSE comes from the coding sequence GTGAAACGAGTAGTGATCGCATTGAGTCTTTTTAGTCTAGCTAGTAGCGCTCTTGTGAGTTGCACGTCAGCTCCCCGGAACGCTCAAAACAGCCAACAAAACAGTTCAGAACTTTCATCTGTTGCTGTAACAGTGCGCGACCTCGGCAACCCCTTCTTTGTACAAGTTGGTAAGGGTGCAGAGGCGGAAGCTAAGAGAATCGGTGGTGGGGACGTTAGCACAACACTCGTCTCCAGCGGGGACGATTTAAATCAACAATTTAATCAAATCGAAAACTTCATTGCCTCAGATGTCAGCATGATTATACTCAATGCTGCTGACAGTAAGGGGATTTTTGCCGCGGTTGAAAAAGCTAAACAAGCAGGAATTCCAATCATTGCAGTTGATACTGCCGCTGAAGGTGGTGTTGATGCCACTGTTACCTCCAATAACGTGCAAGCCGGTGAAGTAAGTTGTCAATACATCGCCGATCGACTGAAGGGTCAAGGCAATGTTGTCATTATCAATGGGCCACCCGTCGCTTCAGTCGTTGAGCGGGTCCAAGGATGTCTGAGCGTATTTTCCAAATATCCCAATATCAAGATCCTTTCAAAAGATCAGAATGCAGAAGGTAGCCGTGATGGTGGGTTGAGAGTCATGAGCGATCTGCTTACATCCTTTCCAAAAATTGATGCCGTTTTTGCAATTAATGACCCTTCTGGTATTGGTGCGGAGCTAGCTGCTACACAAGCGCAGCGGAAAGAGTTCTTTATTGTTGGCGTTGATGGCGCACCCGAAGCTCTAGATGCGCTCAAGCAGGAAAATAGCTTATTTGTTGCGACTGCGGCTCAAGACCCTTTTCGCATGGCAGCGAAGGCAGTTGAGGTCGGGAACGACATTTTGAAAGGGAACAAGCCTGCCAATCCAAACATTCTCATTCCAGTCACCTTGATTACTCGGGAAAATGTTAATCAGCATAAAGGTTGGACAAGTGAATAA
- a CDS encoding FAD-dependent oxidoreductase, producing MTLTEQILSQVPGNPLFGLRKADSLWQAIKEDTTPIPIVVKESQELLGSVDWDVVIGGGTLGIFIGAALAQLGWRVALIERGILRGRDQEWNISRQELEVFLELNLLTEAELEQAIATEYNPARVSFLGGSDIWVRDVLNIGVDPVFLLDTLKSKFLAAGGQLFENTPFEGAVIHPDGVSVEASSSLKTRLFIDAMGSFSPIVQQARQGEKPEGVCLVVGSCAKGFPQNETGDLIATFTSIQNQCQYFWEAFPARDGRTTYLFTYLDADKSRPSLEFFFEEYLRLLPEYQGVEVSQLQFQRALFGFFPSYRNSLKMPWSRILPVGDSSGNQSPVSFGGFGAMVRHLKRLTEGIHEALQIDALNKNALALLQPYQPNIAVTWLFQRTMGVGIEQKVDPNQINQLLSSVFQAMEQLGDEVLRPFLQDVVQFPALSKTLLKTAVTHPGLVARIIPLVGIPMLLDWMVHYLNLGVYTALYPLATALKPWIKTLPPIPRYYCDRFRQAWEYGSGSDRT from the coding sequence ATGACCCTAACCGAACAGATTCTATCTCAGGTACCGGGAAATCCTCTCTTTGGACTGCGTAAAGCTGATAGCCTCTGGCAAGCCATCAAGGAAGACACTACACCAATTCCGATAGTAGTGAAAGAAAGCCAAGAGCTTCTGGGAAGCGTAGACTGGGACGTGGTGATCGGCGGCGGCACTTTGGGAATTTTCATCGGTGCTGCTTTAGCTCAGTTGGGGTGGCGAGTTGCCTTAATTGAAAGAGGGATATTACGCGGTAGAGATCAAGAGTGGAATATCTCCCGTCAAGAGTTGGAGGTATTTTTAGAACTGAATCTGCTGACTGAAGCCGAATTAGAACAAGCGATCGCAACCGAGTATAATCCCGCCCGCGTCAGCTTTTTAGGAGGTTCTGACATTTGGGTGCGCGATGTCCTGAATATCGGCGTCGATCCTGTTTTTCTGCTAGACACGCTCAAATCGAAATTTCTCGCTGCTGGCGGACAGTTGTTTGAGAATACCCCCTTTGAAGGGGCAGTTATACACCCAGATGGCGTCAGCGTGGAAGCATCAAGCAGCTTGAAAACACGGTTGTTCATAGATGCGATGGGAAGTTTCTCGCCGATTGTTCAACAAGCGCGACAGGGAGAAAAACCAGAAGGCGTTTGCTTAGTCGTGGGTAGTTGCGCCAAAGGCTTTCCTCAAAATGAAACCGGCGATCTGATTGCAACTTTCACCTCGATTCAAAATCAATGCCAATACTTTTGGGAAGCTTTCCCTGCACGAGATGGCAGAACAACTTATCTATTTACTTACCTGGATGCTGACAAAAGTCGCCCCAGTTTGGAATTTTTCTTTGAAGAATACCTACGCCTGTTGCCCGAATATCAAGGTGTGGAAGTGTCCCAACTGCAATTTCAACGGGCGCTGTTTGGCTTCTTTCCCTCTTACCGCAACTCATTAAAGATGCCTTGGAGTCGCATTCTGCCAGTAGGAGATAGCAGTGGCAACCAATCTCCCGTCAGCTTTGGCGGGTTTGGAGCAATGGTGCGGCACTTGAAACGGTTAACAGAAGGCATTCACGAGGCTTTACAAATAGATGCTCTCAATAAGAATGCTTTGGCACTTTTGCAACCTTATCAGCCGAATATTGCCGTAACCTGGCTGTTTCAAAGAACAATGGGCGTGGGAATCGAGCAAAAAGTTGACCCAAATCAAATCAACCAGTTGCTCTCTAGTGTATTTCAAGCGATGGAACAGCTGGGAGATGAGGTATTACGCCCATTTTTACAAGATGTTGTCCAGTTTCCCGCCTTATCAAAAACCCTGTTGAAAACAGCCGTCACTCACCCCGGATTAGTGGCTCGAATTATACCCCTTGTGGGAATCCCGATGCTGCTAGATTGGATGGTTCACTACCTAAACTTAGGAGTTTACACCGCTCTATATCCTCTCGCAACTGCCCTGAAACCGTGGATAAAGACGTTACCACCAATCCCTCGATACTACTGCGATCGCTTCCGCCAAGCTTGGGAATATGGCTCTGGAAGCGATCGCACGTAG
- a CDS encoding damage-control phosphatase ARMT1 family protein encodes MVQQILKPRLPLPPPLMMSEEGSFANMTLLTRMPAIAQRVIAENDFPASIVDNLETLIRDLPHGIVRSLKDDNGPDLAAWTRYLAPFLGKRWIDIPWLFAELYFFRRIVEATDYFLPGSSQGVDPYGLQKRLGLETAMDSIRAIAARIGTNASDRHTRLIPLLYFSLWGNRADLSLWPVDAGESDRSRQEIQHEEAHILVDDTPIIADRIASLDGGRIDFIVDNAGFELVCDLCLADFLLTTQAAEISLHLKRYPIFVSDATIQDLHHTLEVLAADIDGEVRSLSWRLQDSIASGRLRCYDDLFWTMPLPFWEMPSALRQELAPASLIFIKGDANYRRCLGNLHWDFTTPFQDIACYFPAPLVALRTLKSELVAGLQQTQINTLNEEDPHWLTNGHRGVIQFVDFLA; translated from the coding sequence ATGGTACAGCAGATTTTAAAGCCTCGATTACCGCTTCCTCCACCGCTGATGATGTCGGAGGAAGGTTCCTTTGCGAACATGACGCTTCTGACGCGAATGCCTGCGATCGCGCAGCGCGTGATTGCTGAAAACGATTTTCCGGCATCGATTGTAGACAATCTGGAAACCTTGATCCGGGACTTGCCGCATGGAATCGTGCGATCGCTCAAAGATGATAATGGCCCAGATTTAGCTGCGTGGACGAGATATTTAGCACCTTTTCTGGGGAAGCGCTGGATAGACATTCCCTGGTTGTTTGCCGAGTTATACTTTTTCCGGCGGATTGTGGAAGCAACCGATTACTTTCTGCCAGGATCGAGCCAAGGCGTAGATCCCTACGGGTTGCAAAAACGCTTAGGTTTGGAAACGGCAATGGATTCAATCCGGGCAATCGCCGCTAGGATTGGGACTAACGCCAGCGATCGCCATACCCGTTTAATCCCACTGCTCTATTTTTCACTGTGGGGCAACCGCGCCGATCTCAGTCTTTGGCCTGTTGACGCTGGAGAAAGCGATCGCAGCCGTCAGGAAATTCAGCACGAAGAGGCTCATATTTTGGTCGATGATACACCCATCATTGCGGACAGGATTGCCAGCCTTGATGGGGGAAGAATTGACTTCATCGTCGATAATGCTGGTTTTGAACTCGTCTGCGATTTGTGCTTGGCAGATTTTCTGCTAACCACTCAGGCGGCTGAGATTTCCCTGCACCTGAAGCGGTATCCTATCTTCGTTTCTGATGCGACCATTCAGGATCTGCACCACACTTTAGAGGTTTTGGCTGCTGACATTGATGGAGAAGTGCGATCGCTATCTTGGCGCTTGCAAGACTCTATCGCTTCCGGTCGTTTGCGATGCTATGACGATTTATTTTGGACAATGCCCTTGCCTTTCTGGGAAATGCCGTCTGCTTTGCGACAAGAGTTAGCACCCGCCAGCCTAATTTTTATTAAAGGAGATGCTAACTATCGCCGCTGTTTAGGCAATCTCCACTGGGACTTTACTACCCCTTTTCAAGACATTGCCTGCTACTTCCCAGCACCGTTAGTGGCACTACGCACCCTCAAATCTGAACTGGTGGCAGGTTTACAGCAAACTCAGATAAACACACTTAACGAAGAAGATCCTCACTGGTTAACCAATGGACATCGAGGGGTTATTCAGTTTGTTGACTTTCTCGCTTAG